Proteins found in one Paenibacillus borealis genomic segment:
- a CDS encoding succinate dehydrogenase cytochrome b558 subunit, producing MRGFYSRKIHSLLGIIPLGAFFLEHMLTNFAAVEGGASGFTDSVLWLNSLPLVFFLELFGIWLPLLYHGVYGLYIAYQSKPNLNRYNLERNWRYTLQRISGIVTFIFIVWHLYDTRVQVALGNVEHEELGGVMHNIVTNPLLMTFYIIGIVAACFHFSNGLWSFLISWGITVGPRSQRVSSILCLGVFVLVTFMFVLSLVTFRDDEFQTAATAMQSLRSFI from the coding sequence ATGAGAGGATTTTATTCCAGAAAGATTCATTCCTTGCTCGGCATTATCCCGCTTGGGGCCTTTTTCCTTGAGCACATGCTGACGAACTTCGCAGCAGTAGAGGGTGGTGCTTCCGGTTTCACAGACAGTGTGCTGTGGCTGAACAGCCTGCCGCTCGTCTTCTTCCTGGAATTGTTCGGCATCTGGCTGCCGCTGCTGTACCACGGAGTGTACGGCCTGTACATTGCGTATCAGTCGAAGCCGAACCTGAACCGCTACAATCTGGAAAGAAACTGGCGTTATACGCTGCAGCGCATCAGTGGAATTGTCACCTTCATCTTCATTGTCTGGCATCTGTACGATACCCGTGTCCAGGTGGCGCTTGGAAATGTAGAGCATGAAGAACTGGGCGGTGTCATGCACAATATTGTGACTAATCCGCTGCTGATGACCTTCTATATCATCGGTATTGTAGCAGCCTGCTTCCATTTCTCCAATGGCCTGTGGTCCTTCCTGATCAGCTGGGGTATTACTGTGGGGCCGCGTTCGCAGCGGGTGTCCTCTATCCTCTGTCTCGGTGTGTTCGTACTTGTTACCTTCATGTTCGTACTGTCACTGGTGACTTTCCGTGATGATGAATTCCAAACCGCGGCCACGGCGATGCAGTCGCTGCGCAGCTTTATTTAG
- the sdhA gene encoding succinate dehydrogenase flavoprotein subunit produces the protein MASADIIIVGGGLAGLMATIKAAESGAHVHLFSLVPVKRSHSVCAQGGINGAVNTKGEGDSPWEHFDDTVYGGDFLANQPPVKAMCEAAPGIIHLMDRMGVMFNRTPEGLLDFRRFGGTKRHRTAFAGATTGQQLLYALDEQVRRWEAEGLVTKSENWEFLSVILDDERVCRGISAQNLKTMEIQTFPADAVILASGGPGIIFGKTTNSVINTGTAASAVYQQGVHYANGEFIQIHPTAIPGDDKLRLMSESARGEGGRIWTYKDGKPWYFLEEKYPSYGNLVPRDIATREIFNVCVDQGLGINGENMVYLDLSHKDPKELDVKLGGIIEIYEKFMGDDPRKIPMKIFPAVHYSMGGMWVDYNQMTNIPGLFAAGECEYQYHGANRLGANSLVSAIYGGMVSGPKAVEYIKGLKKSVQDISSTVFDSFHKTQTDKYESLLGMTGTENAYVIHKELGEWMTANMTVVRENKKLEATIGKIKELKERYRNINMSDTSRWSNQGVAFTRQLWNMLELSEAMTLGALLRNESRGAHYKPDFPKRNDEEFLKTTKATWSADGPQISYEEVDVSLIPPRVRDYSKD, from the coding sequence ATGGCATCAGCCGATATTATCATCGTGGGCGGCGGTCTGGCCGGCCTGATGGCTACCATTAAGGCCGCCGAATCCGGCGCGCATGTACATCTATTCTCACTGGTCCCTGTCAAAAGATCACATTCGGTCTGCGCGCAAGGCGGCATCAACGGCGCAGTAAATACAAAGGGCGAGGGAGACTCGCCCTGGGAGCATTTCGATGATACCGTCTACGGCGGCGACTTCCTGGCCAACCAGCCTCCGGTCAAAGCGATGTGCGAAGCCGCACCGGGCATTATCCACCTGATGGACCGGATGGGCGTTATGTTCAACCGTACGCCGGAGGGGCTGCTCGATTTCCGCCGGTTCGGCGGAACGAAGCGCCACCGTACAGCGTTCGCGGGGGCGACAACCGGCCAGCAGCTGCTGTATGCGCTGGATGAGCAGGTGCGCCGCTGGGAAGCTGAAGGCCTGGTAACCAAAAGCGAGAACTGGGAGTTCCTCTCCGTCATTCTCGATGACGAGCGTGTATGCCGCGGCATCAGCGCCCAGAATCTGAAGACGATGGAGATTCAGACCTTCCCGGCGGATGCGGTCATTCTGGCAAGCGGCGGTCCGGGGATTATTTTCGGCAAAACGACGAACTCGGTCATCAATACAGGAACCGCTGCAAGCGCTGTATATCAGCAGGGTGTGCATTATGCGAACGGGGAATTCATTCAGATCCACCCGACAGCGATCCCGGGTGATGACAAGCTGCGGCTGATGTCAGAATCGGCGCGCGGCGAAGGCGGGCGCATCTGGACCTACAAGGACGGCAAGCCGTGGTATTTCCTCGAAGAGAAATATCCTTCCTACGGTAATCTGGTGCCGCGCGATATCGCTACACGTGAGATTTTCAATGTATGTGTGGATCAGGGACTGGGCATTAACGGCGAGAACATGGTGTACCTGGATCTTTCGCATAAGGACCCGAAGGAGCTCGACGTCAAGCTGGGCGGTATTATCGAGATCTACGAGAAGTTCATGGGGGATGATCCCCGCAAAATACCGATGAAAATCTTCCCCGCTGTGCATTATTCGATGGGCGGCATGTGGGTTGACTATAACCAGATGACGAATATTCCCGGCCTGTTCGCCGCAGGGGAATGTGAATATCAGTACCACGGGGCAAACCGCCTTGGCGCGAACTCGCTGGTATCGGCCATTTATGGCGGTATGGTCTCCGGGCCGAAGGCTGTGGAATATATCAAGGGCCTCAAGAAATCGGTGCAGGATATCTCCTCCACGGTATTCGACAGCTTCCATAAGACACAGACGGATAAATATGAGTCTCTGCTGGGGATGACAGGTACGGAGAATGCTTACGTGATCCACAAGGAGCTTGGCGAATGGATGACGGCGAACATGACCGTGGTACGCGAGAATAAGAAGCTTGAGGCAACCATCGGCAAAATCAAAGAGCTGAAGGAACGCTACCGCAACATCAACATGAGCGACACTTCACGCTGGAGCAACCAGGGCGTAGCCTTCACCCGCCAGCTGTGGAATATGCTGGAGCTGTCCGAAGCAATGACTCTTGGAGCACTCCTGCGCAATGAAAGCCGCGGCGCCCATTACAAGCCGGACTTCCCGAAGCGCAATGATGAGGAATTCCTCAAGACGACCAAAGCTACCTGGAGTGCCGACGGCCCGCAAATCTCGTACGAGGAAGTGGATGTATCGCTGATTCCTCCGCGGGTGCGGGATTACTCGAAGGACTGA
- a CDS encoding carbohydrate ABC transporter permease — MKATAGGSAVPHKARIDIWEFLIRLAIILVSLICLLPFIHVVSKSLSSDSFVIANKVFLWPQGFTIEAYKKIFADASILRSLYITVIVTVLFTILGMILTICAAYPLSRAQFKGRRVITFIFLFTMYFSGGIIPDYMNINNLGLMDTIWSLVLPLSFSAFNLLIMKTSLTHGIPVSLEESARIDGAGHFRILFSIVLPLSKPIMATLALFYAVGRWNAYQDALFYIKHEISLRPLQLKLYYLVIQASESFQLEATQVQLSNPEVLKASVVVFATLPILCVYPFVQKYFVQGVMLGAVKE; from the coding sequence ATGAAAGCAACAGCCGGGGGCTCTGCCGTACCCCATAAAGCACGTATAGATATCTGGGAATTTCTGATCCGCTTGGCAATCATCTTAGTCTCGCTAATATGCCTGCTGCCGTTTATTCATGTCGTATCGAAATCCCTGAGCTCTGACTCCTTTGTCATTGCCAATAAGGTCTTTCTGTGGCCGCAGGGCTTCACCATCGAAGCGTACAAAAAAATCTTCGCGGATGCCAGTATCCTCCGTTCATTGTATATCACGGTTATCGTGACTGTACTATTCACGATTCTGGGAATGATTCTGACCATCTGTGCCGCTTACCCGCTGTCGAGAGCCCAGTTCAAGGGCCGCCGGGTCATCACCTTCATCTTCCTGTTCACGATGTACTTCAGTGGAGGCATCATTCCGGACTATATGAATATTAACAATCTGGGACTGATGGATACGATCTGGTCACTGGTTCTGCCGCTCTCGTTCAGTGCCTTCAATCTGCTGATTATGAAGACTTCGCTAACGCACGGTATACCGGTAAGTCTGGAAGAATCGGCGCGGATCGACGGTGCCGGGCATTTCCGTATCCTGTTCAGCATTGTCCTGCCGCTGTCCAAGCCGATTATGGCGACACTTGCCCTCTTCTACGCAGTCGGCCGCTGGAATGCTTACCAGGATGCCCTGTTCTATATTAAGCATGAGATCTCCCTGCGGCCGCTGCAGCTCAAGCTCTATTATCTGGTTATCCAGGCGAGTGAAAGCTTCCAGCTGGAAGCCACCCAGGTACAGCTCAGTAATCCTGAGGTCCTTAAGGCATCCGTTGTAGTATTTGCTACTCTGCCTATTCTCTGTGTGTATCCGTTCGTCCAGAAATACTTCGTTCAAGGTGTTATGCTCGGGGCAGTCAAGGAGTAG
- a CDS encoding ABC transporter permease, which produces MKIASASKTNQSPLLRRKQGFAYYLQRDWQLYLLVMLPLAFVIVFKYLPMTGLVIAFKDYKIARGFWGSEWVGMEVFQELFAKADFIKAVRNTLLLNVLDLCFSFTMPIVLALLLNEVKSIRFKRINQTILYLPHFLSWVIIGAIAYQLLSEGGGVVNNLIELMGGTRIPFLQEDNNWLISYLAIGVWQSMGWGTIIYLAAMSGINPEMYEAATVDGAGRWRKVWNITLPSIRATIVTLLIMALGKVMDGSFERIYALQNKATTEFTTTIPVLVYRWGIESGNFSRATAIGLFQSVIGIILVISADRVAKKLGEDGIL; this is translated from the coding sequence TTGAAAATTGCAAGCGCTTCAAAAACAAATCAAAGTCCTTTATTAAGAAGAAAACAGGGATTCGCCTATTATCTACAGCGTGACTGGCAGCTTTATCTGCTCGTAATGCTTCCGCTGGCATTTGTAATCGTATTCAAATATTTGCCGATGACCGGACTTGTAATCGCTTTTAAGGATTATAAGATTGCCAGAGGCTTCTGGGGCAGTGAGTGGGTCGGGATGGAGGTCTTCCAGGAGCTTTTCGCCAAGGCTGATTTCATTAAGGCCGTCCGGAATACGCTGCTGCTCAACGTGCTTGACCTCTGCTTCAGCTTCACGATGCCGATTGTGCTGGCGCTGCTGCTGAATGAGGTCAAAAGCATACGCTTCAAGCGTATTAATCAGACGATATTGTACTTGCCTCACTTCCTGTCCTGGGTCATTATCGGGGCCATCGCTTATCAGCTTCTTAGTGAAGGCGGCGGTGTTGTTAACAATCTGATTGAACTCATGGGCGGTACCCGTATTCCGTTCCTGCAGGAAGATAATAACTGGCTGATCAGCTATCTGGCCATCGGTGTGTGGCAGAGTATGGGCTGGGGCACCATTATCTACCTGGCGGCGATGAGCGGGATTAATCCGGAGATGTATGAAGCGGCTACGGTCGATGGAGCAGGACGCTGGAGAAAAGTGTGGAATATCACGCTGCCTTCCATCCGTGCGACTATTGTGACCTTGCTGATCATGGCTCTGGGGAAAGTGATGGATGGCTCATTCGAGCGTATTTATGCTCTGCAGAATAAGGCCACCACAGAGTTCACCACGACCATTCCGGTGCTGGTGTACCGCTGGGGGATCGAGAGCGGCAACTTCAGCCGGGCGACAGCCATCGGATTATTCCAGTCCGTCATCGGTATTATTCTGGTAATTTCAGCGGACCGTGTAGCCAAGAAACTTGGCGAGGATGGAATATTGTAG
- a CDS encoding ABC transporter substrate-binding protein, with protein sequence MNKKGFVSLMMASVMTAGMLAGCSGGNNNAKNGNTEPTTAPAESAAATNQTEGSFPDYSKGFEKKVSLDIPVYERAYEGWNVSDNYYTRWVQAEFGDKYNIEVNYVPITRAKEVTDYEQLLASHKAPDIIFHYDMPQALTYYGEDVMQPLDYAEIENYAPTYWKNMGSTIEQYGTVDDQKTFFFAARPEADNFVNIIRKDWVEKVGMKVEDLTSLEKYNEMLVKWKEAGLGVTSGNLLQNFFNFNYAFREWPVDAKYRALYSDLSVADLTTADTEAYLRNLNYQYNNGLVDKEFYLRNDEPKVKAEFVAGKTGNFGFYLANNTDVFAATLQNNPEAEFAVVPPYAGVPEGKKPQGRAYWPFGFIMGINYESTPEERAAVWMYLEWLSQPENLFKFQNGIEGENYTLDADGIALKNPDYKGESVLSQNNNKDYWGLVTEIAQYPDAAKTRTANLRNWAPAGYETLADDLVKYYDEVAEFRTPDALFNVVLEKVNEYKADLNTLFQELYVKVVLAPEAEFDATYEAAKKTYLDAGYQEVLDEKQAAIDAGKFR encoded by the coding sequence ATGAACAAAAAAGGTTTCGTATCATTAATGATGGCGTCTGTGATGACGGCCGGTATGCTGGCCGGATGCTCCGGCGGAAATAACAACGCTAAGAATGGCAACACTGAGCCTACCACTGCCCCGGCAGAATCAGCCGCAGCCACGAACCAGACCGAAGGAAGTTTCCCGGATTACTCCAAAGGCTTCGAGAAGAAGGTCTCGCTGGATATTCCGGTCTACGAACGGGCGTATGAGGGCTGGAATGTGTCCGACAACTATTATACCCGCTGGGTACAAGCTGAATTCGGCGACAAGTATAATATCGAAGTCAATTATGTGCCGATTACCCGCGCCAAAGAGGTAACGGATTACGAACAGCTGCTGGCTTCGCATAAAGCTCCTGATATTATCTTCCACTACGATATGCCGCAAGCGCTTACCTATTATGGTGAGGATGTTATGCAGCCGCTGGACTATGCTGAAATCGAAAATTACGCACCAACTTACTGGAAGAACATGGGCTCCACCATCGAGCAGTACGGTACAGTGGATGATCAGAAAACCTTCTTCTTCGCCGCCCGTCCTGAAGCCGACAACTTCGTCAACATTATCCGCAAGGACTGGGTTGAAAAGGTCGGCATGAAGGTTGAGGACTTGACCTCGCTTGAGAAATACAACGAAATGCTGGTCAAATGGAAGGAAGCAGGACTAGGTGTGACCAGCGGAAATCTGCTGCAGAACTTCTTCAACTTTAACTATGCCTTCCGTGAATGGCCGGTCGACGCGAAATACCGTGCGCTGTACTCCGACCTTAGCGTGGCAGATCTGACCACCGCTGATACAGAGGCTTACCTGCGTAACCTGAACTATCAGTACAATAACGGCCTCGTTGATAAAGAATTCTACCTGCGCAACGACGAGCCCAAGGTCAAAGCTGAATTTGTAGCCGGCAAAACAGGTAACTTCGGCTTCTATCTGGCAAACAATACGGATGTCTTTGCGGCTACCCTGCAGAATAACCCGGAGGCTGAATTTGCCGTAGTTCCTCCTTATGCAGGTGTTCCGGAAGGCAAAAAGCCACAAGGGCGCGCTTACTGGCCATTCGGCTTCATTATGGGGATTAACTATGAATCCACCCCTGAAGAACGCGCCGCAGTCTGGATGTATCTGGAATGGCTCAGCCAGCCGGAGAACCTGTTCAAATTCCAGAACGGTATTGAAGGCGAGAACTATACGCTTGATGCAGACGGTATCGCGCTGAAGAATCCTGATTACAAAGGCGAATCTGTCCTGTCACAGAACAATAACAAAGACTACTGGGGCCTTGTGACCGAAATTGCCCAATATCCGGATGCAGCCAAAACCCGTACCGCTAATCTCCGCAACTGGGCACCGGCCGGCTATGAGACGCTTGCTGATGATCTAGTGAAGTACTATGATGAAGTTGCCGAATTCCGTACACCGGATGCCCTGTTCAACGTTGTACTTGAGAAGGTGAACGAATATAAAGCGGACCTGAATACGCTGTTCCAGGAACTGTACGTGAAGGTCGTGCTGGCTCCGGAAGCTGAATTCGACGCTACGTATGAAGCAGCCAAGAAGACTTACCTGGATGCAGGCTACCAGGAAGTTCTGGATGAGAAGCAAGCAGCCATTGATGCAGGCAAGTTCCGCTAA
- a CDS encoding carbohydrate-binding protein, which produces MIRSASNIRQRFIMWMGVAVLTLAVSLPLSPAVVSAAPAFNQTAASGYSSQSGIQLEASSEGGQNVAFIDNGDYIAFNNVEFGSGAATIDVRVASNNSGGNIEVRLDSAAGTLLGTVAVPGTGGWQSWQTKSAPVGTVSGAHTLYLKFTGGAGNLFNVLWFKFNAPSSGTGGDVAGKLFAGYQGWFNAAGDGSPNGGWVHWSKNSSAPAANSSVNFELYPDLREYSKLYQTSLANLGNGSPAKLFSSYDQETVNKHFEWMQTYNIDGAALQRFGADESDAPSGWKTNRDSVAVKVKSAAEAYNRKFYVMYDITGMNAGNWVNAVKHDWTTNVVNAMHLPSSSAYAKQNGKTVVCIWGIGFTDRPGTAAESAELISWFKNQGIYVIGGVPTYWREGINDSKSGFLNVYKSLDMISPWYVGRFGTLAEADSFKTNLLQPDFAMTEQNGIAYQPVLFPGFSWSNMTGGPQNQIPRAHGDFMWRQAYNIKSSGISTGYIAMFDEYDEGTAIAKGAENSSMIPANQYFLTLNADGVTVSSDFYLRLAGDINRLFKDQIPLTVNHPTSHQ; this is translated from the coding sequence ATGATCAGATCCGCAAGTAATATAAGACAGCGTTTTATCATGTGGATGGGTGTGGCTGTATTGACTCTGGCGGTCAGCCTACCGTTGTCTCCCGCCGTTGTGTCGGCTGCCCCGGCATTTAATCAGACGGCCGCTTCCGGCTACAGCAGCCAATCCGGAATCCAGCTTGAGGCGTCCAGCGAAGGCGGGCAGAACGTCGCATTCATTGACAACGGGGATTATATTGCCTTTAACAACGTGGAATTTGGCAGCGGCGCAGCCACGATTGACGTGAGGGTGGCGAGCAATAACAGCGGAGGCAATATTGAAGTGCGTCTGGACAGCGCTGCCGGAACACTTCTGGGAACGGTGGCCGTTCCGGGAACCGGGGGCTGGCAGTCGTGGCAGACCAAGTCCGCTCCGGTCGGCACGGTAAGCGGAGCGCATACGCTTTATCTTAAATTCACCGGAGGGGCGGGAAATTTGTTCAATGTGCTCTGGTTCAAATTCAATGCCCCGTCCTCCGGTACCGGCGGGGATGTAGCCGGTAAGCTGTTCGCAGGCTATCAGGGCTGGTTCAATGCTGCCGGAGACGGCTCGCCGAACGGGGGCTGGGTGCACTGGTCCAAGAACAGCAGCGCGCCTGCGGCGAACAGCAGCGTGAATTTCGAGCTGTACCCCGATCTGCGGGAATATTCCAAGCTATACCAGACCAGCCTGGCCAATCTCGGTAACGGTTCTCCGGCCAAGCTGTTTTCCTCGTATGATCAGGAGACGGTGAACAAGCACTTTGAATGGATGCAGACCTACAATATTGACGGGGCTGCACTGCAGCGGTTCGGTGCTGATGAAAGTGATGCGCCGAGCGGCTGGAAGACGAACCGCGACAGTGTGGCCGTCAAGGTAAAGAGCGCCGCCGAAGCCTACAACCGCAAATTTTATGTCATGTACGACATTACCGGCATGAATGCAGGCAACTGGGTGAACGCGGTCAAGCATGACTGGACGACGAACGTTGTGAATGCCATGCATCTGCCTTCTTCTTCAGCCTATGCGAAGCAGAACGGCAAGACGGTGGTCTGCATCTGGGGCATCGGCTTCACTGACCGTCCAGGCACCGCAGCAGAATCTGCGGAACTGATCAGCTGGTTCAAGAATCAGGGCATTTACGTAATCGGCGGCGTGCCCACCTATTGGAGAGAGGGCATCAACGATTCCAAATCCGGCTTCCTCAACGTCTACAAATCGCTGGATATGATTTCTCCGTGGTATGTAGGGCGCTTTGGAACTCTGGCGGAGGCTGACAGCTTCAAGACGAATCTGCTGCAGCCGGACTTTGCCATGACGGAGCAGAACGGCATCGCCTATCAGCCGGTGCTCTTTCCGGGATTCTCCTGGTCTAACATGACCGGCGGCCCGCAGAATCAAATTCCCCGCGCACATGGCGATTTCATGTGGCGGCAGGCCTATAATATCAAGAGCTCCGGCATAAGTACCGGTTATATCGCCATGTTCGATGAATACGACGAAGGAACAGCTATAGCCAAGGGAGCGGAGAACAGCTCGATGATTCCAGCCAATCAGTATTTCCTGACCTTGAATGCGGATGGCGTTACGGTATCCTCAGACTTTTATCTGCGTCTGGCTGGAGATATCAACCGGCTGTTTAAAGACCAGATTCCGCTGACGGTAAATCATCCCACGAGCCATCAGTAG
- the sdhB gene encoding succinate dehydrogenase iron-sulfur subunit, producing the protein MAETAAAPKNVKFIITRQDEPETSPYTEEFELAYRPGMNVISALMEIQRNPVNAKGDNTVPVCWESNCLEEVCGACSMVINGKPRQACAALIDNLEQPVRIEPMKTFPVVRDLVIDRSRMFNALKRVKAWIPIDGTYDLGPGPRMPEKKRQWAYELSKCMTCGVCLEACPNVNEKTNFIGPAAISQVRLFNAHPTGEMNSDERLEALMEDGGIDGCGNSQNCVRACPKGIPLTTSIAEINKQTTKHMFKRWLGV; encoded by the coding sequence ATGGCGGAAACTGCAGCAGCTCCCAAAAACGTGAAATTTATCATTACCCGCCAGGATGAACCGGAAACGAGCCCGTATACAGAAGAGTTCGAGCTTGCCTACCGTCCGGGAATGAATGTGATCAGCGCGCTTATGGAAATCCAGCGCAATCCGGTGAACGCGAAGGGTGACAATACGGTTCCGGTCTGCTGGGAATCCAACTGTCTGGAGGAAGTATGCGGCGCCTGCTCCATGGTGATTAACGGCAAGCCGCGGCAGGCCTGCGCAGCACTGATCGATAATCTCGAGCAGCCGGTACGCATTGAACCGATGAAGACCTTCCCGGTCGTGCGCGACCTGGTGATAGACCGCAGCCGGATGTTCAATGCCCTGAAGCGGGTTAAGGCCTGGATTCCGATTGACGGCACCTATGATCTGGGTCCGGGACCCCGGATGCCGGAGAAGAAGCGCCAATGGGCTTATGAGCTGTCCAAGTGCATGACCTGCGGTGTCTGCCTGGAGGCTTGCCCGAATGTCAACGAGAAGACCAATTTCATCGGTCCTGCCGCCATTTCGCAGGTGCGCCTGTTCAACGCCCACCCTACAGGCGAGATGAACTCTGACGAGCGCCTGGAGGCGCTGATGGAAGACGGCGGCATCGACGGCTGCGGTAACTCGCAGAACTGTGTACGCGCCTGTCCTAAGGGCATTCCGCTGACCACCTCGATTGCCGAGATCAACAAGCAGACGACGAAGCATATGTTCAAGCGCTGGCTGGGCGTGTAA
- a CDS encoding LysR family transcriptional regulator — translation MYDDLDAFAAVVEHSSLNRASRQLNLSQPALSRKISKLEERLGVALFHRFGKRLELTEVGRLTYTYALEQRQQRSKFLEALSKFKEGEPQLVTLGASLTTLQTTLPPLVNAYMEKYPAAELKLITGKTHEMVTAVSEGKCDVGIIASQVQEPGLRCIPLFEDQLRLVVAEHHPLAQSPRLTMEHLSRLPMILFSKGTWYRRTTDDLFQRCGVDPDVRMEIDSFEAIVRLLPTIKAAALLPKSYLRPELLNGGGLVSLHIKELEQTQRTTCLIYQGSGGLSTAARCLVQVTEEVFLSGRE, via the coding sequence ATGTACGATGATTTAGATGCTTTTGCTGCGGTTGTGGAGCATTCCAGCCTGAACCGGGCCTCCCGCCAGCTTAACCTGTCCCAACCCGCCCTGTCCCGCAAAATCTCCAAGCTGGAGGAACGGCTCGGCGTCGCCCTGTTTCACCGTTTCGGCAAACGGCTGGAGCTTACCGAGGTAGGACGGCTTACTTATACCTATGCGCTGGAGCAGCGGCAGCAGCGGTCCAAATTCCTGGAAGCGTTATCTAAGTTCAAGGAAGGCGAACCGCAGCTGGTTACACTGGGGGCCAGCCTGACCACGCTGCAGACCACATTGCCTCCGCTGGTGAACGCCTACATGGAGAAATACCCGGCGGCCGAGCTGAAGCTGATCACCGGGAAGACGCATGAGATGGTTACCGCAGTCAGCGAGGGCAAATGCGATGTCGGCATCATCGCCTCCCAGGTTCAGGAGCCGGGCCTGCGCTGCATCCCGCTGTTCGAGGACCAGCTCCGGCTGGTCGTCGCCGAACATCATCCGCTGGCCCAGTCTCCGCGGCTCACGATGGAGCATCTCTCACGGCTGCCGATGATTCTCTTCTCCAAGGGCACCTGGTACCGCCGGACAACAGATGATCTGTTCCAGCGCTGCGGCGTTGATCCTGATGTGCGGATGGAGATCGACTCCTTCGAAGCGATCGTCCGGCTGCTGCCGACCATCAAGGCCGCCGCCCTGCTGCCGAAGTCCTATCTCCGCCCGGAGCTGCTGAACGGCGGCGGACTTGTCTCCCTGCACATCAAGGAGCTGGAGCAGACACAGCGGACCACCTGCCTGATCTACCAGGGCAGCGGAGGACTCAGCACAGCGGCGCGCTGTCTCGTCCAGGTGACCGAGGAGGTCTTTCTGTCCGGACGCGAATAA